The stretch of DNA CATGGACTTTGCGGATGCAGTTTACATGGCAGGCCTGGGTGACAAGACCTTTATTGCCGAGTTGATGCCCCGCCACCCGATCTACACCAATATGCTTCCCAAGGAGTCTCAGGAGGTGATCGGTAAGGTCCACGACAACACCCTGCCCGCCCGCATGATGCTGGAGAGCGAGGGTTTCCGTAATGAGGGTTATGTGGACATTTTCGACGCGGGCCCCACCATCGAAACCCGGGTTATGGACATCCGTGCCGTACGCGAGAGCCATTATGCCAAGGTCAATATTTCCGACGCCCCTGAGGGCGGAGAAACCTACCTGATGTCCAATACCGACCTGAAAAACTTCCGCTGCACGCTGGTAGAGCTGTCCGGTGATCATAATGTGGTAGACATCAACCCAGAAACGGCCGCCGCCCTCCAGGTTGAAGAGGGCGATGCTGTGCGAGTGGTACGTTTGTCATCCAAGCTTAGGAGGTAAACATGAGCAATTCTTTATTTGTTAACGGCGAGTGGATTGACGGACAGGGGCCCTCCTTTACCTCTTATAACCCTGCCAAAGGAGTTTCGCTCTGGCAAGGACACGGGGCTACTGAACAGCAGGTTAATGACGCGGTTAACGCCGCTCGTGAAGCTTTTTACGACTGGTCTTCACGTCCATTTGAAGAGCGTGAAGCGGTGGTTAAAGACTTCGGCGAGCAGCTCGATGCCCATCGTGAGGAGCTGGCTCTGGCCATCTCCGAGGAGACGGGGAAGCCGTTGTGGGAAACCCGCACCGAGGTTGCCGCAATGATCGGCAAGATCGCTATTTCCATTAAGGCTTACCATGAGCGTACGGGAGAAGAGCAGTCCGAGGTCCCGGCTGGGCGTTCCGTGCTGCGCCACAAGCCCCATGGGGTGGTTGCAGTGTTCGGCCCCTACAACTTCCCCGGTCACCTGCCCAATGGTCACATTGTTCCGGCCATTCTGGCGGGCAATACTGTCGTTTTTAAGCCCAGCGAGCTGACCCCAAGGGTCGCGGAGAAAACCCTGAAACTTTGGCAAAAAGCCGGGCTTCCAGCGGGCGTGATCAACATGGTTCAGGGAGAGAAGGAGACCGGCATCGCATTGGCGGGAAACCCCGGCATCGACGGCCTCTTTTTCACCGGTAGCTCGGCCACCGGCCACCTGCTGCACAAACAGTTTGCGGGCCAGCCCGGAAAGATCCTCGCACTCGAGATGGGGGGCAACAACCCACTGATTCTTGACGAGGTGGCTGATATCGATGCGGCCGTGCATGAGACCCTGCAGTCAGCCTATATCTCCGCTGGCCAACGCTGTACCTGTGCCCGACGCCTTTATGTACCGCGCACTGGGCAAGGTGACCGCTTTGTCAGCCAGCTGGTTAACGCCATCAAAAAGATTCGGGTGGGCGTGTACGATGCCGAAGAACAGCCCTTTATGGGTTCGCTGATTTCGGTGGCCGCCGCCGAGGGAATCCTGGCAGCCCAGAGCCGCTTGCTCTCGATGGGCGCTGAGGCGCTCGTTGAGGGCAAGCGACTTGATGATCACAGCGCGATGATCTCTCCTGCACTGATAGACGTAACCACCATAGAAGCACTGCCCGACGAGGAGTATTTTGGTCCCCTCCTCCAGCTGATCCGCTATGACGACTTCGATCAGGCGATCGATATGGCGAACCGGACCAGCTACGGGCTCTCCGCGGGACTGCTGAGTGACAGCCGCGAGCGCTATGATCACTTCTTCAAGCGCAGCCGGGCCGGCATCGTCAACTGGAACAAGCAGTTGACAGGAGCCAGCAGCGCAGCGCCATTTGGTGGAATCGGTGCCAGTGGCAACCATCGTGCCAGCGCCTATTACGCGGCGGACTACTGCGCTTATCCGGTGGCCTCACTGGAAGCGGACAGGCTCGCCATGCCGGCTCAGTTGGCGCCAGGCCTCTCCCTGTAAGCGTCACTGTTATCCGTTGCTTAAAGGCCTCCCAGGTGGAGGCCTTTTTATTGCTGACAGCTCGGTCACACTGTGCACAATGGATTAAAATGCATAAACTTAGCCAATGAGCCTGCGCCACCTGTTTTCCAATTACCCTGCCCTGCTTCTCGGATTGAGCTTGCAACTGTTGTTATCCCTTGCCAGCGGATCAGCACATGCAGACGCCCCGCTACGGGTCAGCATTGTAGACCTCGACCCTCCCTACTCCTTTATCCAGCCGGACGGGACACCCGCAGGCTTGATGGTGGAACTGTGGCGCTATTGGGGGAGGGTCAACCAGCGCGAGATTGAATTTGTTGTCAGCGCCAGCTACCCCCAGGCTATCGGGCAGGTTCTGGCCGGCGATACCGATGTGCTGGCGGGCATGGATCCGCAGTACGGCTACGGCCAGTCGCTGATCGAAACCCGGTTCGCCGTTGATGATCCTGTCTACCTGTTTACCCACGCAACGCTGGGTAAAATTCAGGGCTGGGAGGAGATCCGCCCCTACCGAATCGCTGTTAGCAAGACGCTCAACCTGCCCACGCTAGCGATTCCAGAGGGCTATACCTACGACGGGCTTGAGGGCACAGAGCGGATCGTAGAGGCGGCTCGGCGGGGCGACTACCGGGTAGCGATCGGGCGACAGATCGCCACCAATTTCCTCCTGCGCACCGAGAAGCTTTCGTTTCATCTCAACAGTGGAATGAAAATCGCCAATAACCGACGCAGCGCAAGGATACGGGCGGGGAACGACGTCCTCCTAGGCGAAATCAACCGGGGGTTCAAGCGCCTTGAGCCTAAGCGCCTACGCTCCATTGTTGCCGTATGGGGGGGGGTGTCGCCCAACGATGAAGACCTGATCATTACCCTGCCTCAGTGGGCACCACCCTACGCCACAACCACAACCGAGGGTGAAAGCCTGGGGCTCCTTCCTGACCTGTGGAGGCTCTGGGGGCAAAAGACAGGGGTTTCGGTTCGCTTTCTGCCCATGGAGCCGACCCACAGCGAGGAGATGGTTATCCGGGGGTTAGCCGATATTGTAGGGGTTACCTTCTCACCGCTGCCCGAACGGATGAGCCTGCTCAACTATCCCACGGTGTTATTACCGATCAAGCTGGGTGTATACGTACCTGAATCCTCCGGCGCGACCCGCCTCGCGGACCTGATTGGCACCCCCATTGCGATGTATAACGCCCCTCACCTTCGCGCCCTCTTGTTGCAGCACGAGCCGGGTTTAAGCTTTACAACCCAGGAGCCGTTTACTGCCTACATGCAATCCGGGCTAGAGGCCTTTGTCAGCAGCACAGCCGTCATCAACGACCCGACCGGCCACCGGGCCAACAGCGGGCAGCACTACCGACTACTCAGCGACTCCCTGCTGGATGATCTCCTTCTTGCGGCGGTTCCCAGACACCGAACAGAGCTGGCGACCAGGGTTCGCGAAGGAATGGAAAAGATCACGCCCAAGGAGCTGGGGCAACTGGAGCAGAAGTGGCTCCCCAACCCACAGGATCACTTTTACAATACAGGCTCCTATCGCTTTTCCGTGAGCCCGGAAGGTGTGGCCTGGATCAGCAATAACCCGGTGATCAGGGTGGGGCTACCCGAAGGGGATTCAACCACCGCCCAGAACAGTAATTTCAACAAGGAGCTGATTCAGCTGCTTGGTGACTATCTACCGGTCCGTTTTGAAACCCGTTTTTACGAAGATTCGGCGAGTAGCCTGGAGGCGATCACTAACGGTGAGGTGGATATGGTCGCCGATGTCGGTGGAAGCGAACACAGCCAGGCACCCGTCAACTACTCCTTCACCTACAAACGGACCCCCTGGGTGATCGCAACACCCGATCAGCAGGTTGCTCTTCGCAGTGTCGAGGAAATGGAGGGACAGAGCCTGGCTGTTATTCCCGGCACCGCCATCACCGAGCAGCTCCTGGACTATCCAGGGGTTAGCATTACCAATGTCAGCTCAATCAAAGCCGGTTTGGACAAGGTCATCAACCGCGAGGTTCAGGGTTATGCAGGAAGCCTCTCTGCACTCTCCCAGTACATACAGGAGAATGGCATAGATGGAATCAACCTGCACCGCATACCCGAGCTAAAAGACGACCAGGTAAAATTTGCCATCCGTAGTGACTGGCCCGAACTCACGCACATGATCAATCGCGTTATTACCATCAGCGATGACGGCAAGCTGAGGCAGCTTCGCAAAAAATGGCTTGCTCTCAGGATTCAACAGGGAATTGATGAGGGCGACCTCTGGATTGAACGGTTAAAAGTAGGCGCCATTGCTGCCTTGATTCTGGCTGTAGTTCTGTTCTGGAACCGTCGACTACGCAAAGAGATAATAAAACGCAAGCTGGCCGAGGAGGAGGTTCGCCACTTGGCTACTCATGATACCCTTACCGGCTTGCCCAACCGGCGCCTGCTCTGGGACCGTATTTCCAAGTCGCTGGCAATTGCCAAGCGTAACCAGCAAAAGGTGGCCCTTTTATTCATCGACCTCGACGGCTTTAAAGCGGTTAACGACACACTGGGGCACGATGCAGGCGACGAGCTCCTCAAGGAGGTCGCCGAGCGAATAAAGAAAAGTTTGCGTGAATCCGACACCGTAGCTCGTATCGGTGGGGACGAGTTCGTGGTGTTACTGCCAGCGATTCAGCAGGCGGATGGGGCAGCACAGGTGGCGCAAAGCTTACTGGATAAGCTCAGCCAACCCTTCCAACTCCAGAGTGAAGCTCATATTGGCGCCAGTATAGGCATCGCGTTATATCCTGACTCTGCAGGCGATGCGGAAGAGCTGATGAGTCTCGCAGATAACCTTATGTACAAAGTGAAAAAGTCGGGCAAGAACAGCTACGCCTTTGCCTGATCAGCTACCGCTGCTGTTTTTACGGTGCATCAACTCTATCAAACGAGCTTCCGCTACCGAGATATGACAACTCTCCATCACGTCTTCGGTCGACGCCCCCATCTCAAACAGCTTTCCCGCCTCTGTGTAAGAAACCTTTGACGGGTCCCGCTGCTCCAGGGCTTCCTGCTTGTCGATGGTGACGCTCAACCGTTGCTCAACCTTGATAAGGCGCTGCCCTACACCAATGGCGCCGGCTCCCACTGCCCTCAGGTCAGACTCAAGCATATCGATACGCTTGTTGAGGCGCTCAACCTGCTCTCGCTGGGCTCCTATGGCTCGGCGGTAATAATAGACGCCCACGGTTCCAAACAAGAGGACCGCGAGAAGGGGTATCAGGAGGCTAAGGTTCAGGCTAGACATACTCATCTATATGCAAACGACCAAGAGGATCTCGCTCGCGAGAGGACTTCTCCTGAGCAGACTTCTCTTCAGCAGAATTCTCCTCAGCAGAGTTATGCTCCTCATCCTGGTGCTCTTGCTCTTGCTCAGGAGTGGGACGCTCTCTGGGTGGGCGTCCCTTCTCTGTGGGGCGGATACGACGGGAAGGGTCTACGATAATTGGTGTAACATCATCCATCGCGCACCTCCCAGCGCCGGGGCTTTGTTTATATGTCGGAGAGTTCAGCCCACTCCTCATCGCTCATCATCTTGTCCAGCTCGACAAGGATAAGCAGCTCGCCATTTTTGTTGCAAACACCCTGTATAAACTTGGCGCTTTCGTCGTTACCCACATTGGGTGCCGTTTCAATCTCGGATTGACGCAGATAAACCACTTCGGCAACGGCATCCACAAGAATACCTACAACCTGTTTTTCAGCCTCAATAATGACGATACGGGTGTTCTCCGTTACTTCGGCATAAGGAAGGCCAAACCGCTGGCGGGTGTCGATCACGGTGACTACATTACCGCGCAGGTTAATAATTCCCAATACGTATTGGGGAGCTCCGGGTACAGGTGCGATCTCGGTGTAACGCAAAACTTCCTGTACCTGCATTACGTTAATTCCGTAAGTTTCGTCGTCTAGGCGAAAGGTTACCCACTGCAGGATGGGATCATCTGTTCCTTGTGAAGCGGTATGTGTCGACATAGCGTGGTCTCTATCCTGATTTTAATTGACGGGAATGCCCTAATTCCGTGCATACCCCTAACTATAAACTAAAGTTTTTTTAAATGCTTAATTTGCTCGCATTGCATTACCATTTGATTCCGCCTCGCAAATAAGGCTACTGAGGCGCTCGACATCAAGCAGGGCGCACATCTCGCCAATAACCGTACCGGCCAGCCAGGGGCGTTTTCCCCTCTCGGTTCTCCAGCGAACCGCATCCGGATCCAGCTGGATCGCCTCTGCAACGTCATGTACGGCTAAAGCCCAATCACAGCCCTTAAGCGAAATAATGTACTTAAGCCCCTCATTCAGCTCTGGGCTGTAACGCTCCGGCATAACCCACTTAGCGGCATCCATAACCCGAATGCTTTTGCCGGTGTGCTTGTACAAACCTAAAAACCAGTCCGGCTGCCCAAAGAGCGGTGTTAACGGCTCATCAAGCGGATAAATGGTGCCCAACTCAATCAGTGGCACCGCCAGCTTAAGACCCGCAACCTTGAACAGAAGACACTCAAACCGCTGCCGAGACCACTCCGGTCGCCCTATTGCTGTGGGAGCAGATTCCACTACTGCTACCGGCTCCTCTTTAACCTGAGGAGTGATTTCAAGGGAGGGGGTGGGGAGCTCGACCTCCTTTACTACCTCAACCACCTCCTGCGGGGCAACCGCCTCGTCGAGCATCAGCGCACGGGCAGTCGCATCCTGAAGCAACCCATCCAGATACTCCTGAATCGCTTCCTGAGGTTTAGTGACCGCTACTTTTAACTGCTGCTGACTCATATTCCGCCTAAAGACTCAATGCCCCTCATCCAGGGCTCCTTCAATTCATCGGCCAAGGTAACGGGAAGTTTAGAAAATACGCCTTACAACCGCAGGCGTCCATCCCTTACCGGCTTCCGCCTATTGTATCCTGCTAACCGGTTGCAGTACGAGGCTCTGCAATGGCCGCCATCAAAAGATCCTTCAGCAGGTGCTGGTACGCCCTTACTGCACGGGATTCCGGGTCAAACGCAGAGGGTGTCACCCCCTGCCTACTGGCATCCCTAAGCCGGGTATCTACCGGTATATAAGCCTGCCATACATGCTTCGCGTGTTGACTGCGTATGGTTTTCATCGCCATTAAGGCCGCCTGGGTCCGCCGATCAAACATGGTGGGCACTATCAGGTAAGGTAGCTCGCGCTTTCGGGACCGATTGACCATCGTCAGGGTATGGACCATACGCTCCAGCCCCTTGAGGGCCAAAAACTCGGTCTGCACGGGAATCAACAGCTTCTCACTGGCTGCCATCGCATTCACCATCAGCACGCCCAACAGAGGGGGGGTATCAATGAGAGCGTAGTCATAGCGATCCCACAACAAGGCCAGGGATTTAGCCAGTACCAGCCCATACCCCCCCTGCCCGGTCATCTGCCGCTCCAGGGTCGCCAACGCCGTGCTGGCAGGCATCAGGTCGAGATTTTGAGAGCTGGTTTGTTTGATTACACTGGCAGGAAGGCCTTCGGGTATCTCGCCTTTATGCATAAAGAGGTCGTAACTACTGCTCTCAATCGAGTCAGGGTCATAGCGAAAATAACTGGTCATCGAGCCGTGTGGATCAAGGTCGACGATTAAGACGCGCTGCCCACGGTCAGCCAGCAGGCCGCCCAACGCAACGGCCGTTGTGGTCTTACCCACCCCCCCTTTTTGATTCGATACGGACCAAATTCTCACAGCGCCACCCTAGTTCCCCGTAACAGCCAAAAATTGACGATAACCCACCAACTTCATCAACCTGCCGTTTTTTTGTCGTTTGAAAGCACTCCTATTGCTATCCAGCAAAATCCATGCCCAAAAATGGATCTAGGGGGGCTCTCTCAACTATGTCACAGAGCTCCTGCTGAAGGACCGTTTTATTGAGCGGGTGCCGCCGGAGGAGCGAAGCGTTCTCGAAGCACCCCTTCGTACTGCGTGGCACGCTCGACGCCAATGGGGTTGATGGCGCGTCGAATATCGAGGTTTTTGGAGATCACCAGAACGACCCGCCTATTGCGCTCCCGCCCCTCTGGGGCCGCATTGGATGCAACGGGCTGAAACTCTCCATAGCCAACAGCCGCCAACTGGCCTGGGTCGACACCATAATTGGCCAGCATCCGCACCACTGCCGCCGAACGTGCAGCGGACAACTCCCAGTTGGTTGGAAAGCGGTCGGTATTGATCGGCCGGTTATCGGTAAACCCCTCAATATGAACCGGGTTATGAAAGGGCTTAATGATATCGGCTACCCGCCGAAGAATATCGAACGCCTGGTTCTTGGGGATCGAATCTCCGCTGTCAAACAGCAAACTGGCTGGCATCTCTATCTCGACCCACATCTCATTGCCGGTGACGCTGATCTTTTCTTCTGCGATCAGCTCGCTAAACGCTATTTTAAGGTTATCACCGATCACTTCGAGGTTTTCCGTGGCCTCCTCCTCGGTAAAGGTTTTGTCTCCCCCCTCTATGGGGTTAATGGCCACGTCCTGACCGTGGGGAATAGCGATCATATCGTCGTTGCTTTTTTGATCACGGACCCGTGACTCACCTACCTGGATGGGATCGACGCTGCGGGGGGGCTGGTTGAATACCCCCACCAGTGTTTCCGACAGAATCTTATACTTCCCCTCATTGACCGAGGAAATAGAGTACATGACCACAAAGAAGGCGAATAAAAGCGTTATGAAGTCAGCGTAGGAGACCAGCCAACGCTCCAGGTTCTCATGCTCCTGCTGCTGCCGTCTTCTCGCCATAGATCACACTAACCCTGGAAGCCTTGCAGCTTCAGTTCGATGGCCCTGGGGTTCTCCCCCTCAGCAATCGCTAAAATCCCCTCAATCATCATCTCCCGGTACTGGGAGCCCTGATGGACGATGTATTTCAGCTTGTTCGCGATAGGAAGCAGCAACAGGTTGGCAAAGGCCACCCCATAGATGGTTGCCACAAAAGCAACCGCGATCCCCTCTCCCAACTGGGAAGGATCGGCCAGGTTTCCCATAACATGTATCAGCCCCATGACCGCCCCGATGATGCCGATGGTGGGAGAGTAACCGCCCATACACTCGTACACCTTAGCGGCATGCATATCCTTGTTTTCGGCGGAATAGAGGTCAACCTCCAGAACACTGCGCAGCGCCTCAGGCTCACTGCCATCGACCAGCAGCTGCAACCCCTTACGCGCAAAAGGGTCCGGTTCTGCGTCAGCGATGGTCTCCAGCCCCAGCAGCCCCTCTTTTCGTGCCGTCATACTCCAGTTCACAACCTTGGAGATCCCTTGCGCGATATCCACCCGAGGCGGGAAAAAAACCCAGTTCAGGATCACCAGCGCACGACGGAAGGTGGCACCTGAGGTCTGGATAAAGGCGGCACCAATAGTGCCACCAAACACAATCACCGCCGCCGGCCCGTTGAGCAGGGCCTCAATGTGACCACCTTCAAGATAGTTACCACCGAGAACGGCAAACAGCGCCAGAAGTAGCCCTACGACGCTTAACAGGTCCATGTTTAAATCGCCTCCACCAACCGGGACGGGATATCATCCAGCGACAGCACCGCATCGGCCAGATTCGCATTGACTATCGCCATTGGCATCCCATAAATAACGCAGCTTGCCTGGTCCTGGGCCCAGACCGTTGCACCTTTTGACTTCAGCAGGCGGGCTCCATCGCGCCCATCCGCCCCCATACCGGTTAAAACCACGGCCAGGACTTTTCCACCAAACGCGTTGGCTGCCGAGCCGAAAGTGATGTCCAC from Aestuariirhabdus litorea encodes:
- the motD gene encoding flagellar motor protein MotD; this translates as MARRRQQQEHENLERWLVSYADFITLLFAFFVVMYSISSVNEGKYKILSETLVGVFNQPPRSVDPIQVGESRVRDQKSNDDMIAIPHGQDVAINPIEGGDKTFTEEEATENLEVIGDNLKIAFSELIAEEKISVTGNEMWVEIEMPASLLFDSGDSIPKNQAFDILRRVADIIKPFHNPVHIEGFTDNRPINTDRFPTNWELSAARSAAVVRMLANYGVDPGQLAAVGYGEFQPVASNAAPEGRERNRRVVLVISKNLDIRRAINPIGVERATQYEGVLRERFAPPAAPAQ
- a CDS encoding ParA family protein, which codes for MRIWSVSNQKGGVGKTTTAVALGGLLADRGQRVLIVDLDPHGSMTSYFRYDPDSIESSSYDLFMHKGEIPEGLPASVIKQTSSQNLDLMPASTALATLERQMTGQGGYGLVLAKSLALLWDRYDYALIDTPPLLGVLMVNAMAASEKLLIPVQTEFLALKGLERMVHTLTMVNRSRKRELPYLIVPTMFDRRTQAALMAMKTIRSQHAKHVWQAYIPVDTRLRDASRQGVTPSAFDPESRAVRAYQHLLKDLLMAAIAEPRTATG
- a CDS encoding DUF2802 domain-containing protein; this encodes MSSLNLSLLIPLLAVLLFGTVGVYYYRRAIGAQREQVERLNKRIDMLESDLRAVGAGAIGVGQRLIKVEQRLSVTIDKQEALEQRDPSKVSYTEAGKLFEMGASTEDVMESCHISVAEARLIELMHRKNSSGS
- a CDS encoding CheW domain-containing protein, whose product is MSQQQLKVAVTKPQEAIQEYLDGLLQDATARALMLDEAVAPQEVVEVVKEVELPTPSLEITPQVKEEPVAVVESAPTAIGRPEWSRQRFECLLFKVAGLKLAVPLIELGTIYPLDEPLTPLFGQPDWFLGLYKHTGKSIRVMDAAKWVMPERYSPELNEGLKYIISLKGCDWALAVHDVAEAIQLDPDAVRWRTERGKRPWLAGTVIGEMCALLDVERLSSLICEAESNGNAMRAN
- a CDS encoding diguanylate cyclase domain-containing protein produces the protein MSLRHLFSNYPALLLGLSLQLLLSLASGSAHADAPLRVSIVDLDPPYSFIQPDGTPAGLMVELWRYWGRVNQREIEFVVSASYPQAIGQVLAGDTDVLAGMDPQYGYGQSLIETRFAVDDPVYLFTHATLGKIQGWEEIRPYRIAVSKTLNLPTLAIPEGYTYDGLEGTERIVEAARRGDYRVAIGRQIATNFLLRTEKLSFHLNSGMKIANNRRSARIRAGNDVLLGEINRGFKRLEPKRLRSIVAVWGGVSPNDEDLIITLPQWAPPYATTTTEGESLGLLPDLWRLWGQKTGVSVRFLPMEPTHSEEMVIRGLADIVGVTFSPLPERMSLLNYPTVLLPIKLGVYVPESSGATRLADLIGTPIAMYNAPHLRALLLQHEPGLSFTTQEPFTAYMQSGLEAFVSSTAVINDPTGHRANSGQHYRLLSDSLLDDLLLAAVPRHRTELATRVREGMEKITPKELGQLEQKWLPNPQDHFYNTGSYRFSVSPEGVAWISNNPVIRVGLPEGDSTTAQNSNFNKELIQLLGDYLPVRFETRFYEDSASSLEAITNGEVDMVADVGGSEHSQAPVNYSFTYKRTPWVIATPDQQVALRSVEEMEGQSLAVIPGTAITEQLLDYPGVSITNVSSIKAGLDKVINREVQGYAGSLSALSQYIQENGIDGINLHRIPELKDDQVKFAIRSDWPELTHMINRVITISDDGKLRQLRKKWLALRIQQGIDEGDLWIERLKVGAIAALILAVVLFWNRRLRKEIIKRKLAEEEVRHLATHDTLTGLPNRRLLWDRISKSLAIAKRNQQKVALLFIDLDGFKAVNDTLGHDAGDELLKEVAERIKKSLRESDTVARIGGDEFVVLLPAIQQADGAAQVAQSLLDKLSQPFQLQSEAHIGASIGIALYPDSAGDAEELMSLADNLMYKVKKSGKNSYAFA
- the astD gene encoding succinylglutamate-semialdehyde dehydrogenase, whose protein sequence is MSNSLFVNGEWIDGQGPSFTSYNPAKGVSLWQGHGATEQQVNDAVNAAREAFYDWSSRPFEEREAVVKDFGEQLDAHREELALAISEETGKPLWETRTEVAAMIGKIAISIKAYHERTGEEQSEVPAGRSVLRHKPHGVVAVFGPYNFPGHLPNGHIVPAILAGNTVVFKPSELTPRVAEKTLKLWQKAGLPAGVINMVQGEKETGIALAGNPGIDGLFFTGSSATGHLLHKQFAGQPGKILALEMGGNNPLILDEVADIDAAVHETLQSAYISAGQRCTCARRLYVPRTGQGDRFVSQLVNAIKKIRVGVYDAEEQPFMGSLISVAAAEGILAAQSRLLSMGAEALVEGKRLDDHSAMISPALIDVTTIEALPDEEYFGPLLQLIRYDDFDQAIDMANRTSYGLSAGLLSDSRERYDHFFKRSRAGIVNWNKQLTGASSAAPFGGIGASGNHRASAYYAADYCAYPVASLEADRLAMPAQLAPGLSL
- a CDS encoding flagellar motor protein; the protein is MDLLSVVGLLLALFAVLGGNYLEGGHIEALLNGPAAVIVFGGTIGAAFIQTSGATFRRALVILNWVFFPPRVDIAQGISKVVNWSMTARKEGLLGLETIADAEPDPFARKGLQLLVDGSEPEALRSVLEVDLYSAENKDMHAAKVYECMGGYSPTIGIIGAVMGLIHVMGNLADPSQLGEGIAVAFVATIYGVAFANLLLLPIANKLKYIVHQGSQYREMMIEGILAIAEGENPRAIELKLQGFQG
- a CDS encoding chemotaxis protein CheW, coding for MSTHTASQGTDDPILQWVTFRLDDETYGINVMQVQEVLRYTEIAPVPGAPQYVLGIINLRGNVVTVIDTRQRFGLPYAEVTENTRIVIIEAEKQVVGILVDAVAEVVYLRQSEIETAPNVGNDESAKFIQGVCNKNGELLILVELDKMMSDEEWAELSDI